The DNA region atttgaaggggagacggaagccgagtcggcagtcgaagtgttcggtgagagattggggcaagttgaagcggacgcagaaagtgaagcagtagaacaggttgaatcggaacgtgtgtctgtgttcgctcagtcagaattggagtctgaggcgcttgcagagactgcagcacaaccggaacaggaacgattggttgagcgtgtcggtgagatggaggcggaatatggtgaagttggtgaaggcgtatttgaaggggagacggaagccgagtcggcagtcgaagtgttcagtgaagattggggcaagttgaagcggacgcagaaagtgaagcagtagaacaggttgaatcggaacgtgtgtctgtgttcgctccagtcgaattggagtctgaggcgcttgcagagactgcagcacaaccggaacaggaacgattggttgagcgtgtcggtgagatggaggcggaatatggtgaagttggtgaaggcgtatttgaaggggagacggaagccgagtcggcagtcgaagtgttcagtgagagattggggcaagttgaagcggacgcagaaagtgaagcagtagaacaggttgaatcggaacgtgtgtctgtgttcgctccagtcgaattggagtctgaggcgcttgcagagactgcagcacaaccagaacgggaacgattggttgagcgtgtcggtgagatggaggcggaatatggtgaagttggtgaaggcgtatttgaaggggagacggaagccgagtcggcagtcgaagtgttcggtgagagattggggcaagttgaagcggacgcagaaagtgaagcggtagaacaggttgaatcggaacgtgtgtctgtgttcgctccagtcgaattggagtctgaggcgcttgcagagactgcagcacaaccggaacaggaacgattggttgagcgtgtcggtgagatggaggcggaatatggtgaagttggtgaaggcgtatttgaaggggagacggaagccgagtcggcagtcgaagtgttcggtgagagattggggcaagttgaagcggacgcagaaagtgaagcagtagaacaggttgaatcggaacgtgtgtctgtgttcgctcagtcgaattggagtctgaggcgcttgcagagactgcagcacaaccggaacaggaacgattggttgagcgtgtcggtgagatggaggcggaatatggtgaagttggtgaaggcgtatttgaaggggagacggaagccgagtcggcagtcgaagtgttcggtgagagattggggcaagttgaagcggacgcagaaagtgaagcggtagaacaggttgaatcggaacgtgtgtctgtgttcgctcagtcaattggagtctgaggcgcttgcagagactgcagcacaaccggaacaggaacgattggttgagcgtgtcggtgagatggaggcggaatatggtgaagttggtgaaggcgtatttgaaggggagacggaagccgagtcggcagtcgaagtgttcggtgagagattggggcaagttgaagcggacgcagaaagtgaaagcagtagaacaggttgaatcggaacgtgtgtctgtgttcgctccagtcaggaattggagtctgaggcgcttgcagagactgcagcacaaccggaacaggaacgattggttgagcgtgtcagtgagatggaggcggaatatggtgaagttggtgaaggcgtatttgaaggggagacggaagccgagtcggcagtcgaagtgttcggtgagagattggggcaagttgaagcggacgcagaaagtgaagcggtagaacaggttgaatcggaacgtgtgtctgtgttcgctccagtcgaattggagtctgaggcgcttgcagagactgcagcacaaccggaacaggaacgattggttgagcgtgtcggtgagatggaggcggaatatggtgaagttggtgaaggcgtatttgaaggggagacggaagccgagtcggcagtcgaagtgttcagtgaagattggggcaagttgaagcggacgcagaaagtgaagcggtagaacaggttgaatcggaacgtgtgtctgtgttcgctccagtcgaattggagtctgaggcgcttgcagagactgcagcacaaccggaacaggaacgattggttgagcgtgtcggtgagatggaggcggaatatggtgaagttggtgaaggcgtatttgaaggggagacggaagccgagtcggcagtcgaagtgttcagtgagagattggggcaagttgaagcggacgcagaaagtgaagcagtagaacaggttgaatcggaacgtgtgtctgtgttcgctccagtcgaattggagtctgaggcgcttgcagagactgcagcacaaccggaacaggaacgattggttgagcgtgtcggtgagatggaggcggaatatggtgaagttggtgaaggcgtatttgaaggggagacggaagccgagtcggcagtcgaagtgttcagtgagagattggggcaagttgaagcggacgcagaaagtgaagcagtagaacaggttgaatcggaacgtgtgtctgtgttcgctccagtcaattggagtctgaggcgcttgcagagactgcagcacaaccggaacagga from Schistosoma haematobium chromosome ZW, whole genome shotgun sequence includes:
- the ANK2_7 gene encoding Ankyrin-2 (EggNog:ENOG410V5AC~COG:M) — protein: MEAEYGEVGEGVFEGETEAESAVEVFGERLGQVEADAESEAVEQVESERVSVFAPVELESEALAETAAQPEQERLVERVGEMEAEYGEVGEGVFEGETEAESAVEVFSEDWGKLKRTQKVKR